The window CTCATCCGTTGAAATCCATTGACCGTAGTAAAATATATCGTTTAATACTGCAGCAAACAGTACCAACACACCTAAGAAGTTGAGATATGCTCCTTCCCGACCTCGAAGTAATCGGATAATCGTCACAATGAGGGTAGTACTCATCACCAAGAAAGCTAAAGCAAACATGACATACACCGTAGTAGTAAACACATAGGTTGGTGTAACTAAAACGAATATTCCGTAAACAATTAAGCAACCTACTAAGATCTTTACAATAATTTTCGGAATATCTACCATACATTCTAATTGCTTAAAAAGCAGGAAGAAAATGAGTCCAAAAACACCCGCCAAGTATTCAGTTTTCACTGCAGCATCCCAACCACAATCTCTAATAAAATAAACAAATAAATTGTCACTTAAAAGCGATGCCCGTATACCTATACCAAAACATGCTAAAGCAAAAAATAGCGGTGAAAATTCCTTCCGTCTAAGGAAAAATAATACTACATGGTACATTCCAATGATAAAGATACTACCTATAATAAATGTTTGAAATATTATATTGTGCTCCCGGACCGCCAATATATGTTCACTCGTACCAAAAGTAATTGATTCCCAAAGACCTGATTTTCTTTGATAGAAATCTGACACATGAATCACAATCTCTATCATTTCCGATTGTATTGGGAAGCTAGCTACTTGCGATAATTCCTTCGGCAACATTTCTTCCCTTGTTTTTCCAACAATACCATTGGAAATCAACTCAACGTCATCCACCCAAATCGTGTATGCAGTTGCTACACTTGGGATGTATAAAGAACCCACCTTCCCAATTTCTGAAGCACTTACATACAACTTCAACCGATATGTAGCATATCCTTCGTTCGGTAGGCTCTCTCCATCGATACTATATTTACTCCAATTACTCGGAACAATAACTATATCGGTCCTCTTATCTAATATGTGCTGCTTTCCATCAGCTTGCAAATCTTCTGGAAACAGCAATTGATCCCAGTAAAATTCCCACTCGCCATCCAATGTAAAAGGTCCATCCACACGAATATTCTTTGCACGCAAATCTAATATTCCTTTTTCAGCGACTACTTGTTCTAACAACTGATTTGGGTTGATTGATTGAATGGCATCCCTTGTAGCAGCATTCACAGATGGAAAAATCTTTATGCTAAACAAACTTAAGCTAATAATAGCAAGTACAATGGTTAAAGTCAGTAAGTTTTTCGACGAGAATAACTTTTTAGGTTTCATACAATATGCTCCATGTGATTTGATCCTTCATGTCAATCTATAATCCACGTCAATTTATAATCCACGTCAATTTATAATATATTCCATATTCCATAGGAAACTAGAAAAACCTTTTTCCACATAAACAAAACTTGGCAATCGCCAAGCTTTAGCGAAGAGAATGCTTAGTTGCCGTTACTTATACTCAGAATTTTTATAAATTTGAGTATGAAAAATAAACACTGCCAGTAACTCAGCAGTGTTTATTCCGGTGTATAAGTTGCGTTATTATATTTGCCTCTTTATTTCAATTCTATCAGTAGGTCACCTGTTTGTAGAGAATCACCGTTCTTTACGTTGACGCTCTTGATTTCCCCGTCAAACGGCGCTTGCACTGTGGTTTCCATTTTCATCGCTTCTGTAATGATGAGGTGGTCTCCTTTTTTGACTTTTTCACCTTTTGTTACAAGAATTTTCAACACCGTACCTGGCATGGATGCACCGATGTGATTTGGATTTGACTTATCAGCCTTTTGTTTCGCTGTAGCCGCAACCTTAATTTCTTTATCCTTAATGACGACTTCACGTAACTGCCCATTGAGCTCAAAGTACACTAAACGAGTACCATCATCCAATGGTTTCGAAACCGATACCAACTTGATAATTAGTGTCTTTCCGCGTTCGATCTCGACTTCAATTTCTTCTCCCAAACGTAACCCGTAAAAGAATGTGCCTGAATCGATGACAGAAACATCGCTAAAGCGTTCACGGAACCTTTCGAATTCCTCATACACCTTAGGATACAACGCGTAAGACAATACATCAAAGTTGGTAATTTCTTTATCAAACTTCTTAGAAAGC of the Desulfuribacillus stibiiarsenatis genome contains:
- a CDS encoding ATP-binding protein, with the protein product MKPKKLFSSKNLLTLTIVLAIISLSLFSIKIFPSVNAATRDAIQSINPNQLLEQVVAEKGILDLRAKNIRVDGPFTLDGEWEFYWDQLLFPEDLQADGKQHILDKRTDIVIVPSNWSKYSIDGESLPNEGYATYRLKLYVSASEIGKVGSLYIPSVATAYTIWVDDVELISNGIVGKTREEMLPKELSQVASFPIQSEMIEIVIHVSDFYQRKSGLWESITFGTSEHILAVREHNIIFQTFIIGSIFIIGMYHVVLFFLRRKEFSPLFFALACFGIGIRASLLSDNLFVYFIRDCGWDAAVKTEYLAGVFGLIFFLLFKQLECMVDIPKIIVKILVGCLIVYGIFVLVTPTYVFTTTVYVMFALAFLVMSTTLIVTIIRLLRGREGAYLNFLGVLVLFAAVLNDIFYYGQWISTDELVSLGLFFYIFVQAVNLSRRFSKSFDKVERLSVDLQELNFSLEQKVHQRTQQLQKANDNLIKMEQARGKLFASVSHELNTPLTFIQGYIKAMIDGVIDKEDSKYLRSIYSDTQLMAHIIKDLQELSKLESGHVKFSYQRIEMLTFFRQLYDKQKPIVEKKGLVFHYHENVTRQDGLSEVMGNIDPKRIEQVFMNLVINAKKYTQAGGIISIETSIVTIDENHYLKLGVIDNGPGIPEKDLPYIFNRFYKVQTQEDSEIRGAGLGLAIVKEIIENHGGTIGVESVLGEGSRFYFMLPFQFVQVEYLEGIS